The following nucleotide sequence is from Populus nigra chromosome 15, ddPopNigr1.1, whole genome shotgun sequence.
tttttttaactgatttatgttttgacctatttgtccatttttttatttaccacaAGAAACAACTTAggggtatttttgtaaaaaacaaatattagggtaaaaaaataaaaaaattaattaaagagggAGACATGCAGTCATGTCAAGGAAGGATGCTTGAAGAGAAACACCAGCCAAACTTTGCATTGAACAGAGTCAGAGAACAACAACACAAGTACATAACAAGAAAGCATGGATGAAGATTTTTTGaagattaatgaataaaaatgatgatatttaagtttgctttttaatctatttgttactactttaaattatcttattttgttttaagggtGAGAAATATAGCTTTATATGACCatgttatggtattttatattttatttttattttctaatgatcTAATCTTAATTGGGGAgatataaattttagatttatataatataatataatattatacacTTTTTTGTTAATCTATAGCATATCGCCTTGGTTCATTTGAGCAAGCACCTAGGGTGCGCCTCGGGCATTTTACAGGCTTAGCACCTTTTATCACCTTATGCCTTTGACAACACTGTATTCAACACAACAGACAGCATTGTTTTATCCAGATGCGCTGCAACTCTCTTACAAGAAACAAATGCTGCAACTGAAGATTTGAGAATaagtaacattaacaaactGACTTCTCCCATACAGTTCCTGATTCAAACATACACATACTGCTAACAGAcgcaagaaaataataatgaagCCAAGTCAACCtaaaatttgttgttttctGCTTGCCATAACATGCAATGCATGAAAATAGTTTGTATTTGTAAAATTGAATGACTGCAGATCCATAAAAAGGAGCAAGGCAGGCAAAAGGGGTGAAATATGCACAAGATCAAGCTTGTACAAAGAGACTTGGATGCTGGTTCCAAAAttgtacaaaaataaatcatctttACTCAGTATGTTTGGCACCAAGAAAATATGATAAGTCAACGCGTATCTGGTTGCCTCCAAATttctttgaataagattaaAGGGTATTCCATTAGATAAAAATGTCAGAAGATCTATAAGCAAGACAATACGGGTATTATCTTCAAAGAAATGCAAAAGTAAAATAGTTTGCTTAAAATGCTATTGCTCCTCTACATTCAATTGAACAAGAACACACCATTTTAGTGCAAATTTAAGTCAAAAGGGGGGAAGATGAGCTCCTAATCTCAACACATCCCTTAAAATGACCCACCTTAGTCCTAATAAATCAGAAGGATGGTTCCAAACTATTgttaaaagaatcaaattgcagcttctcctatttttttcaaagcaacTGCCCTGAGGTTAGGAAAGAACTTTTCCCTGGTAATGGAACTTTGAAATACAAACTTAAGTAGCATCCTTATAGGAATAGTCTGGAAAAACTTATGTTATGACTTGAGAATTATTACATAGAGTAAGTTGTGcagttaaaatataaataaaggtaactaaaaaattcaaattgcgAGTTAACCAGACACCTCAATAGTAATTAGACCATATAGGATTTCAAAAGATGACTGACatagaaatataataatcaaacaGCATGTAGACAATTTATGGGCCTATATCTTATCCAACAATGACTTAATAACTATAGAGTAACAGGCATTCTGTGCTGGGTTGCAGGTCTACCTTGTCCgtattcatgaaaaaataaacagatgaaagaaaaggaaatacaaATGCATACCTAATGGAGAAGACATTCAAGAACCTTCTGCCTTGCAGCCCTCTCAAATGTCCATGAACACGAACATACATGCCAACTCTACAGTAAAGGTAATTAAAATAGTatcaaacatattaatttaattgtaaaaagATGAGGTCACTTGAAAATCTATTTAGGTGTTAAACAATTAGTTCAggaataatttttcatgctcATCTTGGCTGCTGAGGTTGAAGGAAATCGAAATAAAACTTGGCATCCTACACCAGCAATTTCCATTCCAAGTCAACATGCAAAACTTTTTCAAGCTTCCATTTATTTTCCTCACACAACCTCAACAGCCCAACATGCACACAATCTTTTCACTGAAAAACATGATGTGGTGGAAAATTATACTTggcaaagaaaattaattaatcaattaaactaTAAGCAACAAGAATTTTAAGAAAGGGCAAGTAGGCATAGTCTGAGTGCGGTACAAAACATACAAGATTTCCCCCATTTGTTCTGTATCTAAGCTTTCTTGAACCCTGTACAACATGAAAAAAAGTGCATTATAGCCACAATATTACTAATTTAAACACTAAACACAACTTAATCAAATGGAACACTAAATAACCCCACGGTGCAATTCCCCGACACggaatttgtttaaaaaaaaaccaacaaaattgaaaggaaaTTCACCATTTGGTACATTCAATCTGTCCAGTTCCATCATCAACTAAAAAAGTGTACTCGCTGGCCTTGTCTTCCTTGTGGGATACCCTCCCCACAATTGTAacctaaacaatttttttaaagaaaaacctcataatccaattaaaaaaaaagagaagaagaaagaaagagaacccAAGTCCTACTAGtgtgataaaaacaaaacattacaTTGTTAACTTCAGCACCATCAATGGTGAAATTAGATTCATCATTACTTGCTAGGTTGCTTATCTGCTTCACAGTCAGCGGAAACAAGCACCGCGCCTCCCGATTCtgtcattcaaaaaaaaaaatacaaataaaacccTAATAATCTTCTTATGCTCCCACGAACTACAAGGTATAGCTAATTTTCCTAGGTTCAGGAAAAGCATAAACCAAAACCCTGATCTACCgtttatttaaacaaaattaggaaattttcaatttatttgatgATCAAAGTAAAACCGAGTAAAAAGACGAGAAATGAAAAGGTACTTTGGAGATGGAGGAGGAATCAGAAGGAGGGTGAGCGGTTTGAGTAGGCATGAATCCGCCGCCCATGAAGGCTGCGGCGCTTCCATCGAATTGGCTGCTCCCATACATTTTTATGTCTCTCTGTCACAGCCTCTGCTGTTGCGTTTTCTGTCTATCATAAATTTTCTGTGTTAGCGTCTCAAAGAAGCCTGTGGtcatttatttacaattttacaTGGGTGCCACTTTCTCATCCTTCCcgccatcttttctttttcttttttttaagcgcCGGTTTGGGATTGCAGCTTAAAATagaaattgatcaaaatttaaattttttaattaaaaataattttttatatattttttaattgttttaatgggTTGAttgtcaaaaatattatttcaatatatatatatataaataaataatattttttttaaataatgattacCACACTTTTAACACTTCTGAAAGATTTTGCAGCCAATAATAATCTTCTAAtacttgttaaaataataaaaaaaataaatcattggcTGAACCATTCATAAGAGATATCtggataaataagtttttttcttactttttatttgatgagactttataataaaatatttttttttaattttatttgatttaaatttatataaaatcaattaaatttaataaaatcaatgaatttttcAACACGGGCTAGCGTTGAGTTTTGATGTCAACCTATCCAAGTAAGCTTAGTAATTACTAGTATATTAGTCTGCATTTCACATTAagtcaataacaatttttttaaaatgtaaaaaaaaaaaatattaatggtataaagaatattttaaatgcaTTAAGTCTGACGGTCATGCCAGACCCATGAGCTTTGGATCTGGCAGCATGCCAGACCCTAGAAACTTGTTAGACCTAAGATATTTGAATCTAACTGCAATTTCAAACACAAGATACTTGGTTTTGGTGGCCAAAACCCAAGCCGTTTGGGTctggcaacaaaaaaaataaatcatcctTTAAGTATTataaacagaaatactaataaattttttatttatttttataaaaaacatttaaactatcttttaagtatcctaaatagaaattctaattaatttttttataaatatttttatttgttataaaaaaacatttaaactacccttaaaatatcataaacagaaatggtaattaattttcttataattgtttttattttttataaaaaaaacattcaaattattcttcaaatatcttaaacagaaattctaattaattttgtttaaaaaatatttttataggtttttggGTCTGATGGTCATACTAGACTCAAGAGCATTGGATTTGACGTGTTTGTCAAACTCAAGGTGTTTGGGTCTGATAACCCTTGCCTAACCCAAACAAATAGAGAACAATTGTATACTTTAGttgtcaagagaaaaaaaaaagaaataaaaaacacaaacaactaAAGAAATATCTCGCGAAAAGAtaatatgagaaattaaaagtgaaactaTTAttgcaatc
It contains:
- the LOC133674150 gene encoding replication protein A 32 kDa subunit B-like; translated protein: MYGSSQFDGSAAAFMGGGFMPTQTAHPPSDSSSISKNREARCLFPLTVKQISNLASNDESNFTIDGAEVNNVTIVGRVSHKEDKASEYTFLVDDGTGQIECTKWVQESLDTEQMGEILVGMYVRVHGHLRGLQGRRFLNVFSIRPVTDFNEIPGHFIECIYVHFYNTRLQGVTSQPPVANSTSIPLKGYQTAPPYQSSVYSSADGLNNVSQMILNFLQQPAYLNTEGAHYDVIARQLNIPMNKLKEELQMLVDNGLVYTTINDDYYKSTVNA